Sequence from the Leptospira noumeaensis genome:
TCATCAATTAAGGAAAAAGTTTTGTTTTCTTTTCTTATAGATTCGATGGTCAATGAAAGAACATCTTTTGTACTCCACGGAATGGAGTGAAATAAAAAAGGAGAAACTTCTTTCATTCCAAGTAAATAGTAACCTCCGTCTCGAGCAGGTCCGATCACAAAATCAGAGTCATCTAGTTTTCTGTAAGCATCAAACAAAATATTTTCTGTTAAAAAAGGACAGTCTGTTCCAATAATAAGGATTTTATTTGTCCCCCTTTGGAATTCTTTTTGGAAAGCCATTTTCATTTTAAAACCTAGGTCGCCAATTTCCTGAACTTCATAATCAAATCCAATTCCAAATTCATACGGTGGATTTTCTTTGGTATGATCCCAATACACGATTTTTTTAACATTAAGTTTGGATGTGACGGAAGTAGTGATATTTAGTAACTCAGAATATATGTCTAAGGTTTTTTCCTCTCCAATACTAACAGCAAGGCGAGTTTTTACCTTTCCCAGTTCAGGATGTTTGGCGAAGATAATTAACTTGTTTGAATCCATAAGAACCTAAAACTAAAATTGAAACCAACCAATGGATGTATACAAAATCACTATTCACATACAATCCATAAGATAAAAACGCAACAAAAGTCACAACCGCAACCAAACTTTTATTTTTTTGAATACTCAAAGCAAAAAACACCCAAGGAATCCAATACCAAGGATGGATCACGGGAGAAAACAAAAGGAACAAAGAATAAATCATTAAAAATCGGACAGGTAATTGAAAGTTTCGAAACAGATTCTTTTGATAACAAAAAAAATAAACGAAACTCAAAGTGAGAAAAGAAAGGATTCCTGAAAGATATTCACCTTGGAAAGGAATTAATATAGAATAGAAAATGGGTTCTACGAGTCCAGCAAATCGAAACGAATGGAAGAATAATCCTAACCCTGCAGTTCCTTGCATAACCAAATTAGAAAAAACTGTGAATTTCCAAACAACCAATGAACCAATTATAACGAACAAAAGACTAATCAATGTTTTTCGGCTTCCGCGTATCCCCAAAATAAAAAGGAAAGCATTAAACTTTATTTGAGTTAAAAAAAAGAAAGAAACAATGATTTTAAAAGTAGATTTAGACAAAAACAACAAAAGACAAACTGTA
This genomic interval carries:
- a CDS encoding TIGR04282 family arsenosugar biosynthesis glycosyltransferase, producing the protein MDSNKLIIFAKHPELGKVKTRLAVSIGEEKTLDIYSELLNITTSVTSKLNVKKIVYWDHTKENPPYEFGIGFDYEVQEIGDLGFKMKMAFQKEFQRGTNKILIIGTDCPFLTENILFDAYRKLDDSDFVIGPARDGGYYLLGMKEVSPFLFHSIPWSTKDVLSLTIESIRKENKTFSLIDELIDIDDIDDLKYWKGTTY